A region of the Desulfobacter postgatei 2ac9 genome:
ACACCGATGAAGGAGGCCATCGCAGAGATACAAAAGCCCCCGATAAAGGCCCAGATGGGGCTGAATGAAAATTTTTGGCCGAAAAAAGAAATTTCTGTTCTGGTAAGACTCCAATTCAGGGTTTCTACCCCCTGGCCTTTAATGGAGCCTTTATTTTTGACCGCATCCTCAAATGCCTTGGCTGCGGCTTTGGCTGCTTTTTTTGAGGCCTGGCCCTTGGGGGACATTTCATAGACCATGAAGGCAAAAATCAGGAATACACATAGGCCGAACCAGCCCTGGTACTGTGAAAATTTCACCTTTCCGGCGGTGGTGAATACCACCAGTAATGTGGCAAAAAGTGCACCGGCACCCATGAATGCGCCCAGGGAGGTTACCAGACGTTTCTGCCTGCCGTAGGTGATACTGGAGACAAGGGCGGAAAACCCACCCAACCACTGGTTGGAAACGCGGATGCTGTCGGTGAGTATTTTGTTGATGGTGGGGGAGGTATCCTGAAATGTTTTGGCATAGGCACCCATTCCGTAAATGGAAATGTGACCCACACCGGCCATAACGCCACCGAATGCGCCTATGGTTGAGAAAATCCAGCCCACCCAGACGGCCCAGCAAAAGCAGAGCAGCAAACCCGGAGCCGGTGCCCCAGGAATGCCGAAGATACCTGTCGGCGCCGACGGATCGATTTGACCCGGTCCGGTGCCCTGGGGCACAGCTGCAATAGCATCGGCAAGCGGGTCGGCCATAACAGGGGTCGCGGCCATCATCGGCAGCATCAGTGTTGCTGCCGTCAAAAAAAATACAAACCACTTAAACTTCAATGTCATTCATTTTCTCCTTTTTTCGTTTCAATCAAATCGTTGAGTTTCATACCTGATCCCCCAATCGTCTCAGACAATCCTGGGGAAGCCGGTGGGTGCCTTTGCCTTCCAGGCTTACCTCCACCAGGGCATCCGGGTCGTTCACCGAGGTGTCCGGATCCACAATAAACCCATGGGAACCTATAAAATCATTCATATAGTCCTCCCAGGCATCGTCCGTGGACGCCTTGAATACCTCTATCTTATCTCCCCGTTGAAATGTCATTTTTGCCTCCTGTTCTATGGGATGGGTAAAGCACCGGTGTTTGCGGCGTTGGAAACCGCAGCTTTTCGGCGCAGGCAGTTATTACACAGCAGCCGTTTTTCCGTGGCCGGTGTGATGTTCCTGGTTTTTCCAGCAATAAAGCGGGTGTATTCCACAGAGCCAAGTTTCGCACCGCAGGATTCACAATACTGGATAGTCTGGCTGTTCAGGATAGTGCCGCATAGCAAAAGTCTTCGCCGGCCATTTTTTTCATCAATTTTTAATGCATCATTTTCACAATTGGCCGCACATGCCCCGCAGGTGATACAGCTCTCCGCCGTGACCCTGAAATCAGTGGGGCCGCTTTCATCAAAATCAAGGTATCCCAGCTTCAGGGCATTGATCCCCATTTTATCCCGGCAGATATCCACGCATTTGCCGCAACGGCGGCAGATGTCACAGCGCAGGCACCGGGCAGCCTCCTGGCGGACATCGGCTTCCTCATACCCCAGTTCTACCTGCTGGAAGGTCGTTCTGCGCCGGTAGAGGTTAAGCGTGGGCATTTTTGGCGGTTTAATGGTCATTTTCTGGTGGGCCGTCATTTCAATAACGGGTTCCGTCTTGTGGCGTACGGGCGTTCTGGGGGCGCGAGGCTGGGGAATACCGCGAAGGTAACGATCAATGGCATCAGCAGCCCGTTTACCGCCGCCAATGGCTTCGATCACTGTTGCGGGGCCGGAAACCGCGTCTCCGGCGGCAAAGACGCCTGGCTGGGCCGTTTCCATACCGGCGTGATTAACATCAATGGTGCCCCGGCGGCTCCAGTTGATGCCGGTAAACGCTTCCATCCCTTCGTTGTCCACATACTGGCCAATGGCGGAGATCACGACATCTGCCCGGATCTCAAACTCTTTGCCTTCAATGGGAACCGGTGCAAGGCGGTTGGAGGCTTTTTTTGCTTTCAGTTCTGCCTTGATACATGAAAGGGTATGAATATTGTGCCATTCACCCTTTACTGCGGCGGGAATGGTCAGAAAAGAGAATTCAATGCCTTCCTCTTCGGCCTGTTCCACCTCCTCCACATCCGCAGGCATCTGATCCCGGGTCCGTCTATAGGCAATGGTGACACGCTCGGCGCCCAGGCGCAGGCTGGTGCGCGCCGCATCAATGGCTACGTTGCCGCCGCCCACCACCACCACATTCTTTCCCGGACAGTGATGATCGCCCAGGGCGACATCTCTCAGAAAACGGACCGCTTCGATAACTTTTGGAAAATCCTTTTCTCCCTCAATACTCAAGGTCCATGCCTTATGGGCACCAATGGCGATGCAATAGGCCTCAAATCCTTCCCGGTCCAGTTCGTCCTTGGTGACATCCTTGCCGAACCGGGTATTGTACTGGATTTCTACGCCCAGGTCTTCAATCATGGCCACTTCCCGGTCAATGACTTCCCCTGGCAGGCGGTACCGGGGAATACCCACCATGAGCATACCGCCGGCCACGGGCAAGGCTTCAATGATCCTGACACCGTATCCCCTGAGCGCCAGATAATAAGCACAGGAAAGGCCCCCCGGGCCTGCGCCGACCACACATACCTTTTTGCCGTTGGCAGGCTTGGGGATGGGATTGGTATAGGCCCGCTGGGACATGGCGCGTTCGGCAGCAAATGCTTTTAGAAATTTAATGGAGATGGCTTTGTCGATTCTGGCCCTGACACACATCATTTCACAGGGCCGGGTACAGATCAGGCCGCACACCCAGGGCAGCGGATTGTCCCGTCTGATCACCTCAATGGCTTCGGCATCCTTTCCCTGGGCGATGAGCGCAAGGTATGTGGGGATGTCAATCCCGGCGGGGCATGCCATCTGGCAGGGGGAGGGGGCAAGTTTTCCACAGTCGTGGGTGGGACAGTTCCGGGTCTGGATATGGTTGATAAATACCTCCCGGTGATCGGCCAGAAGCCCTTGAATGGTCATGCCTGCCTGCCGGGTCTGTTCCGGGTTGCCGGCATCATTAAATTCGTTGACCAGGGCTTCAATGGCGCCCAGGTGTTCCTCTCCTGCTGTGCCTTCGGCTATCTCTTCGGCCAGAACAAGAATTTGTTCGCAAATTCGTCGTCCCTTTGGGTCGGGCAGTCCTTTGGGTCCGATCAGTTGGGTTAAAAAAAGGATGGTTTGTCGAACCGGGCAGATCTTGTCCATATTCACTCCTTAAAAGCCTGTGTTCTTAAAGGAAGTTACGGACGCTGCATGGCGCGCTCTTCGGATCTGAGTCCTTTGTTCGACCGTGCCGAACTTAAGGCAGCCTGTGGTGCAGCTCGTCACGCAGGCAGGGGCAAGGCCCTGGTCGATTCGATCCATGCAGAAATCGCATTTTTCAACCTTGCCGATCTCCTGGTTCCACTGGGGTGCCCCCCAGGGACAGGCGGATATGCAGATTTTGCATCCCACGCAAAGGTCCTGTTCCACAAATACGATTCCGTCTTTGCTGCGCTGCTGCATGGCGCCGGTGGGGCAGGCCGAAACGCACCAGGGGTTTTCGCAATGAAAGCAGGACATATAAACAAATGATCTCCTTGGCATCTCTCCAACGGTCTTGGGATCCACCTCGATAATCTGGCAGAGTTTCGGCCCTGGGGGTAATTTTTTGTTGGCCTTACACACGACCTCGCAAGTGTGGCAGCCGATGCATTTTTTAGTATCCTGAAACAGGTAGTATTGGCTCATGGTGCCTCCGGTGTCCAGCTTGACACATATCTGGTTTATCTTTTATGAAAGTCAAAATAATTTATCTAATTTAAGTTAATTTTAATTTTGCAGGCCCTTGGGTTTTGGATGGTATCCGTTTCCAGGTAGTGTTACGCTGGTGCGCAATAAATATTTTGCACCGCATATTTTTTATTGCGCCTGTCCCTTGGACACCGTGATAAAGTGCTCCTGGTACGCAACGGCACCGCCGGCTTTATCCCAGATATCCAGGCCGCCTGCCATGAATTTGTTATCCGCAAGGCCCTTGCCGAATGCCCGGCTTTCGGCCTTAATGCGGTGGCCAAATCCGTGGATCACAAAAACGGCCTCCGGGTGGATATGGTCTGTGACCTGGGCCCGGATGGTTTCCGAGTAGCCGTTTTGACTCACGGTGACAATGTCCCTGTCTGATATGTTAAGCTTTTGGGCTTCGGCCGTGTTGATCCACAAGGTGTTTTCCGGCATCTGTTCGTTTAACAGGGGATTATTTACGGTATGGCCTTGGGTGTGAATGGCGCATCGGCCGAATGTCAATCTGTATTCACCCGCCTTTGGAGATGTCGGCGGCTCATAGGGCTTTAGAGAGGGCTGGCCGTTTTCTTCCAGTTTTTTGGAAAGGATTTCAATTTTTCCCGAATCGGTATTAAATGTGTAGTCTTCAAACTTTTTATATATTGCCTCCTCTGCCAGATTCGCCAGCCCTTTGGCATTGAAATCCTCAATGGTCATGCCGGTATCCCTGAGCTGAAATTTCCACAGGTCTTCCACCCGGTCAAAGACCAGTTCCGGCAGGTTCATGCGGCGGGCGAGGCCTGAGATGATTTCCCAGTCTGCCAAAGAGTCGTATCTGGGTGCCACTGCCCGTTTTCGGACAAAAAAGTACGGTTTCAGGTCATTTTTTGTGGCGATGAGACTTTCGCGCTCAAGGTAGGTGGAAAGCGGCAGGACCACATCTGAATGCCAGGCCGTGTCTGACCATGAAAAAGTAACGGAAACGAGCAGGTCAAGGTTATCCCACATCCGCCGCAGGCGGTCCGGGTCCGGATATCCCATGAGCGGATCATGGCGGTAGGCGATATAGGCTTTAATGGGGTAGGGCGACTGTTCTTCAATGGCCTTGAACAGTAAATGTGCCAGACCCGGGCCATTTTCAAAATGGGTGTATTTCCACCCCACGCCGTCGGCACGTTTCTCCTTTGGTGCGGGATAAAGATCCATGAATGATTTTAAGCCGTTCACACCAACGTCAGCAGGTTTTGATACAAAAGGAAGCCCGCCTTTGGCGCCATAGCTGCCCAAAAGGGCGTTGATGATATAGATGGAGCGGCAGATATAAAAGGAGTCTTTGTACCTTGCTGTCATCCAGCCCGGATGCCAGATCACTGACGGTGCCGCCTTTGCCAGTTCCTCCACAAAATTGCGAAGCGTTGTTGCTTCAATGCCGGTCTCTTTTTCAGCCCACTCAGGTGTATAAGGGGTTATAAATTGTTCAAGAGCCTGGAATCCTTCCACGTAGCGGTTGACAAATTGTTCATCATAGAGCCGCTTGTTGATCAGTTCATGGATGACTGCCAGGTTAAAGGCATAGTCGGTGCCCGGTCGGATCATCATAAACCGGCTGGCCTTGGCTGCGGATATATTGGCCCGGATATCGATCACCGTGAGTTTACATCCTTTTTCCAGGGCGTCCATAAGGTTGTTCACTTCCTGGACATTAATGGCTTCAAAAATATTTCTGAACTGGAGTACCACGTGCTTTGCGTTTTTAAAGTCGTAGGCGACGGCTTTTCTGCCCATACCGGTCAAGGAGAGCGCCGCATGCTGGACGTTTCTGGCACAGGAGGAGTCGTGATTATTGTAGTTGGGAGTGCCAATACCCTTAAGAAAGGCCCGGTGCATGTCCCTGAACGGTCCGCTCCTGTCAGAAAATGAGATGGCTCGTGCTCCGTATTCGGCCTTAACCTGGTTGAGTTTCTCTGCCACATAATCCAGTGCTTGGTCCCAGGTGGCTTTGCGCCACTTTCCTTCCCCTCGCTCACCTGCGCGAATCAAAGGCGTCTGCGGCCGCTCGCTATCGTGGAGAAGGGCTGTCCCTGCCGCACCTCTCGGGCAGACCGCCCCCTTCATGGCCGGGAGATGGGGGTTGCCTGAAATAAATTCAACCTGGCCGTTTTCAACTTCCACCTGGATGGGACAGCGTATCGTACACATACCGCAGACACTGAACACCGATTTTTTGGTCATATTTGTTCTCCCTGAAGAACTGTTATTTTTCCGGAACCATGGTCCGGGATATATCATTTTTTAATTCAAAATCCTCCGAACTGCCATAACCATGCCAAAGACTTGGCATGGTCTAAAGGTTTTTTTTGAAGAGGATTTAATGTATTGAATTTGAAATATATTTTATGATTGTCCGCCTGCCGATTTTCCTACTGATAAGGGGTTGAATTCATTTCCAGGTAAGAGAGCAGATGGCTTGGGTGCAATTATTTTATTGCACCCATTCGGGTGGGATATGTGTTCGTTAGCCTCTTTAATCAGCGAACGTTGAGTTATAAACTTGAATCCTGTATGCTATATGGTGCTGTGTCAGAAACGTATTTCAAAGATAATGAGTCGGTTTAAACAGTGGCGGATTTTAAAACACATCTTACCGTGGCAAGCATCGCAAGCAGCATTGCGGCAACAATGCTGTTTGCAGCGTCAGTTGCGTCTCCCCAGGAAGTGCTGCTTTACTTTGTTCTCGGGGTGGTGGGCGGCCTGTTGCCGGACATTGATTCAGACGCTTCTTTAACTGTCCGATTGCTGTTTACATTTATTGCAACAGTGATTTCTTTTTTAGTGGTGTTCAAGCAGCGTGCCGATAACACAGTGATTGAGTTGTTCATCATCTGGGCGGTAAGTTTTATTTTTATAAAAATTTTTATTTTTTCTTTATTTACGAAGCTGACGGTCCACCGAGGCATTATTCATTCCATACCGGCGGCAGTGGCCTTTGGATGCATGGCTGCAATCGGTTTAAATCGCGTGTTCCATTTCAATGATTTTGTCTCCTGGATGGCCGGGGGATTCGTTTTTTGCGGTTCGATCCTGCACCTTATACTTGATGAGCTGTTCAGTCTCGATTTTTTAAACTTGAAAAAGAAAAAATCTTCAGGCACGGCATTTAAATTTGGAAGCCTTGGAAATATTAAGGCAACCATCGCCATTTATATGCTCATTGCCGTTTTGTTTGTGGCCATGCCCAGTCACACCCGTTTTATTTCCGTGATTTTTGCCCCTCAAACCTATGAGCATCTCGCGTTTTTTCCCAGTGGAAAATGGTTTAGCCGGCTGTGTGGTGAGCTTGAAAAAACAGATATCATAAAACAGAAAAGATTTTGAGATTCAAACCGCATGCATAAGAGAGGAAACATGATTGTAGGAATACCCAAGGAGATCAAGTCGGCGGAGAATCGGGTGTGCATGACTCCGGCGGGAGTGGAGGTGATGATTAAGAGCGGGCACGAGGTTCTGGTGGAGAAAAGCGCCGGGGCGGCAAGCGGCTTTGCCGATGACGCCTACATCCGGGCCGGAGCCGACATGGTTGATACCCCCAAACAGATCTACGCTGGGGCTGACATGATCATGCACGTTAAAGAACCCTTGCCGCCGGAGTACGACCTGATCCGGGAAGGGCAGATCATTTTCACCTATCTCCACCTGGCAGCTGACGAGCTCCAGACCCGGGCATTGATCAAGAGTAAGGCCGTATGCATCGCTTATGAAACCATCCAGAAGGCCGACGGCACTCTGCCGCTGTTGACCCCCATGAGTGAGGTGGCCGGACGCATGGCCATCCAGGAAAGCGCCAGGTTTTTGGAGATGACCCATGGCGGCCATGGCATTCTTCTGGGCGGGGTCCCCGGGGTGGAGCTGGCCACGGTGGTGGTGATTGGTGGCGGCGTGGTCGGGGTCAATGCGGCCAAGATGGCCTGCGGTCTGGGGGCCAAAGTCTACCTGTTGGATCTGAACCTGGACCGGTTGCGTTACTTGAGCGATGTGATGCCGGCCAACTGCTTCACCCTGATGTCCAGTCCGGCAACGATTCGCAAACTGGTAAAAAAGGCCGATGTCGTGATCGGGGCTGTGCTGATTCCCGGAGCCAAAGCACCCAAGCTGGTG
Encoded here:
- a CDS encoding sulfite exporter TauE/SafE family protein; translation: MTLKFKWFVFFLTAATLMLPMMAATPVMADPLADAIAAVPQGTGPGQIDPSAPTGIFGIPGAPAPGLLLCFCWAVWVGWIFSTIGAFGGVMAGVGHISIYGMGAYAKTFQDTSPTINKILTDSIRVSNQWLGGFSALVSSITYGRQKRLVTSLGAFMGAGALFATLLVVFTTAGKVKFSQYQGWFGLCVFLIFAFMVYEMSPKGQASKKAAKAAAKAFEDAVKNKGSIKGQGVETLNWSLTRTEISFFGQKFSFSPIWAFIGGFCISAMASFIGVGGGFLYVPFLTSVVGLPMFVVAGTSSLAVLIGMFFSIFNFMVLKGVIVYWPMIGLELAGVFVGSMIGPRTGKYIPEKVLKWIFLILAFYIGIRYTLKGFFGIAIL
- a CDS encoding FAD-dependent oxidoreductase, translating into MDKICPVRQTILFLTQLIGPKGLPDPKGRRICEQILVLAEEIAEGTAGEEHLGAIEALVNEFNDAGNPEQTRQAGMTIQGLLADHREVFINHIQTRNCPTHDCGKLAPSPCQMACPAGIDIPTYLALIAQGKDAEAIEVIRRDNPLPWVCGLICTRPCEMMCVRARIDKAISIKFLKAFAAERAMSQRAYTNPIPKPANGKKVCVVGAGPGGLSCAYYLALRGYGVRIIEALPVAGGMLMVGIPRYRLPGEVIDREVAMIEDLGVEIQYNTRFGKDVTKDELDREGFEAYCIAIGAHKAWTLSIEGEKDFPKVIEAVRFLRDVALGDHHCPGKNVVVVGGGNVAIDAARTSLRLGAERVTIAYRRTRDQMPADVEEVEQAEEEGIEFSFLTIPAAVKGEWHNIHTLSCIKAELKAKKASNRLAPVPIEGKEFEIRADVVISAIGQYVDNEGMEAFTGINWSRRGTIDVNHAGMETAQPGVFAAGDAVSGPATVIEAIGGGKRAADAIDRYLRGIPQPRAPRTPVRHKTEPVIEMTAHQKMTIKPPKMPTLNLYRRRTTFQQVELGYEEADVRQEAARCLRCDICRRCGKCVDICRDKMGINALKLGYLDFDESGPTDFRVTAESCITCGACAANCENDALKIDEKNGRRRLLLCGTILNSQTIQYCESCGAKLGSVEYTRFIAGKTRNITPATEKRLLCNNCLRRKAAVSNAANTGALPIP
- a CDS encoding 4Fe-4S dicluster domain-containing protein, whose amino-acid sequence is MSQYYLFQDTKKCIGCHTCEVVCKANKKLPPGPKLCQIIEVDPKTVGEMPRRSFVYMSCFHCENPWCVSACPTGAMQQRSKDGIVFVEQDLCVGCKICISACPWGAPQWNQEIGKVEKCDFCMDRIDQGLAPACVTSCTTGCLKFGTVEQRTQIRRARHAASVTSFKNTGF
- a CDS encoding molybdopterin-dependent oxidoreductase, whose product is MTKKSVFSVCGMCTIRCPIQVEVENGQVEFISGNPHLPAMKGAVCPRGAAGTALLHDSERPQTPLIRAGERGEGKWRKATWDQALDYVAEKLNQVKAEYGARAISFSDRSGPFRDMHRAFLKGIGTPNYNNHDSSCARNVQHAALSLTGMGRKAVAYDFKNAKHVVLQFRNIFEAINVQEVNNLMDALEKGCKLTVIDIRANISAAKASRFMMIRPGTDYAFNLAVIHELINKRLYDEQFVNRYVEGFQALEQFITPYTPEWAEKETGIEATTLRNFVEELAKAAPSVIWHPGWMTARYKDSFYICRSIYIINALLGSYGAKGGLPFVSKPADVGVNGLKSFMDLYPAPKEKRADGVGWKYTHFENGPGLAHLLFKAIEEQSPYPIKAYIAYRHDPLMGYPDPDRLRRMWDNLDLLVSVTFSWSDTAWHSDVVLPLSTYLERESLIATKNDLKPYFFVRKRAVAPRYDSLADWEIISGLARRMNLPELVFDRVEDLWKFQLRDTGMTIEDFNAKGLANLAEEAIYKKFEDYTFNTDSGKIEILSKKLEENGQPSLKPYEPPTSPKAGEYRLTFGRCAIHTQGHTVNNPLLNEQMPENTLWINTAEAQKLNISDRDIVTVSQNGYSETIRAQVTDHIHPEAVFVIHGFGHRIKAESRAFGKGLADNKFMAGGLDIWDKAGGAVAYQEHFITVSKGQAQ
- a CDS encoding metal-dependent hydrolase gives rise to the protein MADFKTHLTVASIASSIAATMLFAASVASPQEVLLYFVLGVVGGLLPDIDSDASLTVRLLFTFIATVISFLVVFKQRADNTVIELFIIWAVSFIFIKIFIFSLFTKLTVHRGIIHSIPAAVAFGCMAAIGLNRVFHFNDFVSWMAGGFVFCGSILHLILDELFSLDFLNLKKKKSSGTAFKFGSLGNIKATIAIYMLIAVLFVAMPSHTRFISVIFAPQTYEHLAFFPSGKWFSRLCGELEKTDIIKQKRF
- the ald gene encoding alanine dehydrogenase; amino-acid sequence: MIVGIPKEIKSAENRVCMTPAGVEVMIKSGHEVLVEKSAGAASGFADDAYIRAGADMVDTPKQIYAGADMIMHVKEPLPPEYDLIREGQIIFTYLHLAADELQTRALIKSKAVCIAYETIQKADGTLPLLTPMSEVAGRMAIQESARFLEMTHGGHGILLGGVPGVELATVVVIGGGVVGVNAAKMACGLGAKVYLLDLNLDRLRYLSDVMPANCFTLMSSPATIRKLVKKADVVIGAVLIPGAKAPKLVTRDMLKTMKTGSVLVDVAIDQGGCFETSKATTHGDPTFVVEGVVHYCVANMPGAVAKTSTLALTNATLPYALQIANQGWKGAMQANEEIKRGANVINGKVTYKAVAEAFGLGYTSVDELLN